Within Chitinivibrionia bacterium, the genomic segment AAAAAGTAAGGGCAGGTTTAAAACCTGCCCCTACAAACAAAAAAATCAGAACCATTTAATTATCAGAACCCTCTGTTCATAATAAAGTGCAGGTTGAATCTCGGGCTGTGTTCGCGGGACATAAAATGTGCGTTCGGGTCATCAAGTCCCCACGCGAAATCAAAGCCCAAAAGCCCTAACATCGGAAGCATAAGGCGGAAACCGAAACCTACGCCGCGTTTCATATCGGTAATATCTATATCCGACATACGCAACCATCCATTACCCATATCAAAGAATGTTCCCATATAAAATTGCTGGTCAACTATAGGGAAGCGAAGTTCGCCTGAAAGTGTTACCATATTTAAGTTTCTGCTGATTTCACCTTCGTTGTAGCCGCGGACAACTCCGTCGTAATACACGCCGCCGACCTGAAATAAATCGTTATAGCCGATAACAGGTCTGCCCGAAAATGAGGCAATTGTGCCGAATTTTGTGTTTGCGCCCAAAACAAAGCGCCAAAACAGCGGCAAATACCATTCGTAAGTTACAATTCCTTTTATGAAGTCAAATCTGCTCAAACCAAGATAATTATTTTCTGGCTCAAAAATCCATCTGTCATCTACGCTTCTGATACCGCCGCTTCCGCCGATTTGACCTGTAATTCTGAAAATAGAACCGCGAGTAGGGAAATGCGGTAAGTCTGTGTCATTTCGGGCAATTCCTAATTGCCAGCGGCTTAAAATGCCTCGGTTTACAATTACAGCTCTCTCTTCCAGTTCGTCTTCCACTTGGCGGTAGTCTATTCTGTTGTGGTCATAGCTTATAAGATGGCGAATGGACGCAGAAAAGAAATCGTCGGGCCAACGCAGACGTCTTCCGATACCGTATTCTACACCCGTTCTCGTGTAGTTGAAAAGTTGGTTTCTGAACCTCAGGTCTTCATAAAAAATCTGCCCCGAAAACGAAGTCGGCGTATTGAAAATCCAAGGTACCATATATCCTATGGAATAGCGCTGTCTTCCTGCCGCAAGTTCCGCCATAGCGTCGAGTTGCTGTCCCGTTCCTCTGAAATTTGGTATGGAAACTCCGAAATTGCCGCCAAATCTGTCCTGCGCCGAATATGTTATACCTGCCGAAAATTGCCCTATGTTTTCGCGCTCGCGAATATTAAATATCATATCTATTGTGCCGTCGTTATTCATTGCAAAGTCGGGCATCACGTTTTCAAAAAAGCCGAGTTGGCGCACATCTCTTATAGACCGCTCCATCGCCGCTTGGTCAAATCTTTGTCCGGGGAAAATCCTTAATTCGCGTCTGATTACCAAGTCGCGCGTTTTGTCGTTTCCTGAAATTTCTATTCTTCTGACGATTGCGGGGCGTCCTTCGGTCATATTGAAAATAACGTCAATTGTGTCGCCTCTGTGTCTAAGCCGCGGCTCTGCGTTTGCCCACAAATATCCGTGATTTCTGTAAACGCCTGTTACCGATTGGCGGGTCATCAAAAATCTTGTGCGAGAGAACGGGCGGCCTCTTTGCATCATAACCGCCGCTTGCAACGCTTCTTCGTCGATAATTTCGTTGCCTGTAAAAAAGAAATCTCCGACAAAATATCTCTGCCCTTCATCGACTTCTATGTCTATTATAATTCCTGTATTATCGTCATTTTTGCGCACATCGTGGCTCACAATTCTGGCGTTCATAAAGCCTTCGTCGTTGTAAGCCAAAACAAGCGAATCCAAATGCTGATGGAAAAGCGTTTCGTTAAATTCTCCGCTACTGAAAATGTGTCGCTCTTTTGTTCTGAACCTTCTTCGCAGTTTTCTGTCGGAAAATTCCGTGTTTCCGCTGAAATTTATTTCTTCAACGCGAATTCTGTCGCCTTCAACAATGTTTATTCTCAGAATTACAAATCCCGCAACCATTGTTTCAACAAGTTCGGTTTCTATTTGGACATTCAAATATCCTCTGTCGGCATAAGAGTTTCGTATGTTTGTGATAATAGAATGCACTCTTGCGTCGCTGAGGCGCTCTCCTTGCCGAGCATTTATGACTTCGTTGAGACGCGTTCTGTTAATTCTTCTGTTTCCGCGCAACTCCACCGCGTCTAAATGCGGGTTTTCGACGACCACAACTCTCAAATCAATGGTCGTTTCGGTCTCATTTTCGGGGATAATGTCAACAGTTCTGAACCTTTGCGAGCGGAAAAGCTGTCTTGTCGCTCTCGGAATATCGTCGCCTGTTATGGTTTGTCCTTCGGCAACGGGAAGCATTGAAAGAACAGTTCTTTCTCGCTCTATTATAAGCCCTTCAATAGTGATGTTTCGCAATACTTTCTGAGCAAAAGCACTCGCTGTCAAAACCACAAGAAACATCAATACCATATATATGCGCCGCATTAAATTCTCCGTAAAATTCTATAAAAACTTCAAAAATTCCCACCTAAAATACATAAGCGCACACAAGCAAAAGAGGAAAAAACGCTAATTTTTTGCAATTTTCTATCTTTTAATTCCGAGCGCTTTTAGTTTTCGGGACAGATTTGACTGTGCCATTCCTATTTGCGCCGCAGACAAAGTTATGTTTCCGCCGTTTTTTTCGAGAAGATTGGTAAAATAATCTAACTCAAACGCCTCTGTTGCAGTTTTGTAATCCATTGAAAAATAGGCGACCGTCGCCCCTGTTTTATCGGTTAAATTTGAGTTTTGCGCCAATTTTATACTGTCTTCATCGACAAATTTGCCGTTTGCAAAGAGACAAGCACGCGAAATTATATGTTTTAACTCGCGCACATTTCCTTTATATTCAAGTGATAAAAGCAGATTTTTTGCACTTTGCGAAAACTCCAAAACTTCGCCGATTTCTTTGCTTGCCTGTTTCAAGAATTTCTCGGCTATAGGCAAAATATCCTCTTTTCGCTGTGATAAGGGCGGAATTTTTATGACAAATGCAGATAAACGATAAAATAAGTCCGCCCTGAATTTTCCCTCGACGACCATTTGTTCTATGTTTTTGTGGGTCGCGGTTATTACCCGCACATCGACCGAAATTTCGTCTTCGGCGCCCAGTGGCGTAAATTTTCCCGTCTCTAATACGCGCAAAAGTTTTGGCTGCACTTCCAAACTCAAATCGGCTATCTCGTCAATAAAAAGCGTGCCGCCGTCGGCTTTTTCAAATGCGCCCGTTCGCTTGTATTCCGCTCCCGTAAACGCACCTCTTTTGTGTCCGAAAAGTTCGCTTTCCGCCAGATTTGCGGGTAAAGTTGAGGCGTTTACTATCACAAAGTTTTTATCTTTTCGACTGCCGTCAAAATGGAGCGATTGCGCCGCCAATTCTTTGCCGCTTCCCGAAGCGCCCAAAATCATAACCGACATTTTAAGCGGAGCCAAACGTGCGGTTTGCGAAAAAACGTCTTTCATCGCCGCGGAATGCACTATCGGCAGAGTTCGTTCGTTTTGGCTGTTTGTGAGAAAATATTTTTCTACGCTGTTTCGCACTGTTGTTCTTACTTTAATAAGTCGAAGCGGTTTTTCTAAGAATTCGTAAGCGCCCAGTTTGAACGCGTCTGCGGCAAGTTCGACCGAGCCGTGTCCCGTTATCATAATGACGGGAAGCGCAGGGCGAATTTCCTTTATTTGCTTGAGCAACACTATTCCGTCGTCTGCGCCGATTTTTATGTCGATAATGGCGGTATCAGTCTGAAACAAGTTAGTTTTCAGCGCGTCTTTCGCCGAATTTGCGGTTTCGACAATGTAGCCCTCTTCTTCGAGCAACTCTTTCAACATTTCGCAGATGTCTTTTTCGTCATCGACGACTAATATTCTTGCTTTATGCTCCATTTTTTGTCCTTTCAAGTTCTATAATTATTTTGAAACCGCTCTGTTCGGGATTTTGCGCATACACTTTCCCGCCCATACTTTCTACTAAGCTTTTTACCACGGAAAGTCCAATTCCCGAGCCGTTTTCGGAGAAAGTTATGTAGGGCAAAAACACTATGTCAAGTTTTTCTTTTTCTATGCCTTTTCCGTTGTCGGTGAAAGAAATTAAGGTTTTTCGTCCGAATTCGCTGATGTCGATTTGCATTGCGTTTGCGCCTGCGCCGATTGAATTTTTGTATAAATTCAGCAAAATCTGATTGAAAAAACTTACGTCCAAAATTGCAAATGCGTCGCCGTTTATTTGCGTTTTTATTTTATCGGACATACCCGCAGTTCCTTTTATTATAACGTCGCGAAGATACGCGCTTTGCAGATTTGCCGTCTGTTTTTGCGAAAAACTTTTGAATTTATTCACCAAATCCTCCAAATTGTCAATTTGCTCGTTTATTCTTTTTGTAAATTTTGCGATTTCTTCGCTACTGATGTTTTGGGAAAACGTTGCTTTTTCCTCGATTTTGTCTATGCTTAACCTCATCGGAGTAAGCGGGTTTTTGATTTCGTGTGCCATTGTTTTGGCTATGTCGCGCCAAGTTTTTTCGATAGCGGCTATTTTTTCTCTTTTTTTAATCGGCGAGGTAATGTAGCGGATAATGAAAAACATTAAAAGCATTACCAAAGCGAGAAAATACAAAATCATATTTCTGAGATTGTCTTTTTGCGTTTTTGCTATAAACGGCGCTGTTGCTTCCCATTGCAGTTGGTGTTCCAGAAGTCCCTGCGCCTCGGGAATTGTATCTGCTTGCCTGCGTAAAAAATCGGTCAAATTGCTGTTCATACCTTTTCTTACGGCAATATCGAGTTCGTTTTCGTAAAGATATACAAAAAACAAGCCGAAAAGCGCAAAAAACAGCGAGGCGACAATCAGAATTTTGAACTCGATTTCAGGCTTGTTAAGGATTTTCATCGCGACCTTCTTCCTGTGTTTTCTGCGTTTTCTATTCTTATTCTTTCGCTGAACCTGCGTCCGCCGAAAGCAGGTGAAATATCGACGTAAATCTCCATACTCGGTACAAACGAATTCAGAATTTCTACGCTGAAATCCAAGTTTTTCGCCGAATTGTCGATTTCCCACTCAATTTGTCTGAAATGTCTGAGCGCCACGGGGATATTCGGGAAACTTCGCGAATTAGTGTCGCCGCCGGGAACGCTGTCTATTACAAAATAGTATCTTTGTGAGACGGGACGACGCAAAA encodes:
- the bamA gene encoding outer membrane protein assembly factor BamA — translated: MVLMFLVVLTASAFAQKVLRNITIEGLIIERERTVLSMLPVAEGQTITGDDIPRATRQLFRSQRFRTVDIIPENETETTIDLRVVVVENPHLDAVELRGNRRINRTRLNEVINARQGERLSDARVHSIITNIRNSYADRGYLNVQIETELVETMVAGFVILRINIVEGDRIRVEEINFSGNTEFSDRKLRRRFRTKERHIFSSGEFNETLFHQHLDSLVLAYNDEGFMNARIVSHDVRKNDDNTGIIIDIEVDEGQRYFVGDFFFTGNEIIDEEALQAAVMMQRGRPFSRTRFLMTRQSVTGVYRNHGYLWANAEPRLRHRGDTIDVIFNMTEGRPAIVRRIEISGNDKTRDLVIRRELRIFPGQRFDQAAMERSIRDVRQLGFFENVMPDFAMNNDGTIDMIFNIRERENIGQFSAGITYSAQDRFGGNFGVSIPNFRGTGQQLDAMAELAAGRQRYSIGYMVPWIFNTPTSFSGQIFYEDLRFRNQLFNYTRTGVEYGIGRRLRWPDDFFSASIRHLISYDHNRIDYRQVEDELEERAVIVNRGILSRWQLGIARNDTDLPHFPTRGSIFRITGQIGGSGGIRSVDDRWIFEPENNYLGLSRFDFIKGIVTYEWYLPLFWRFVLGANTKFGTIASFSGRPVIGYNDLFQVGGVYYDGVVRGYNEGEISRNLNMVTLSGELRFPIVDQQFYMGTFFDMGNGWLRMSDIDITDMKRGVGFGFRLMLPMLGLLGFDFAWGLDDPNAHFMSREHSPRFNLHFIMNRGF
- a CDS encoding sigma-54 dependent transcriptional regulator, whose amino-acid sequence is MEHKARILVVDDEKDICEMLKELLEEEGYIVETANSAKDALKTNLFQTDTAIIDIKIGADDGIVLLKQIKEIRPALPVIMITGHGSVELAADAFKLGAYEFLEKPLRLIKVRTTVRNSVEKYFLTNSQNERTLPIVHSAAMKDVFSQTARLAPLKMSVMILGASGSGKELAAQSLHFDGSRKDKNFVIVNASTLPANLAESELFGHKRGAFTGAEYKRTGAFEKADGGTLFIDEIADLSLEVQPKLLRVLETGKFTPLGAEDEISVDVRVITATHKNIEQMVVEGKFRADLFYRLSAFVIKIPPLSQRKEDILPIAEKFLKQASKEIGEVLEFSQSAKNLLLSLEYKGNVRELKHIISRACLFANGKFVDEDSIKLAQNSNLTDKTGATVAYFSMDYKTATEAFELDYFTNLLEKNGGNITLSAAQIGMAQSNLSRKLKALGIKR
- a CDS encoding ATP-binding protein; amino-acid sequence: MKILNKPEIEFKILIVASLFFALFGLFFVYLYENELDIAVRKGMNSNLTDFLRRQADTIPEAQGLLEHQLQWEATAPFIAKTQKDNLRNMILYFLALVMLLMFFIIRYITSPIKKREKIAAIEKTWRDIAKTMAHEIKNPLTPMRLSIDKIEEKATFSQNISSEEIAKFTKRINEQIDNLEDLVNKFKSFSQKQTANLQSAYLRDVIIKGTAGMSDKIKTQINGDAFAILDVSFFNQILLNLYKNSIGAGANAMQIDISEFGRKTLISFTDNGKGIEKEKLDIVFLPYITFSENGSGIGLSVVKSLVESMGGKVYAQNPEQSGFKIIIELERTKNGA